GTTCAGGTCTTTTACAAGCCCTATCCCACGTATCACATAACTAAGATCGCCGCGGTTAAGAATACTACCTCCGGCATTGATATTGTTTTTCTCTATCTTATCTTTGATATCAGACAGTGAGATGTTGTATTGCTCCATTTTATGCGGATCAACCTCTATCTGATATTGAGTGGTGATTCCTCCGAAGTTGCTCACATCGGCTACACCGGTAACTTGTTTTAACCGGGGAATGACCACCCATTTGTTGAGGTCGGTCAGCTCTCGCAGGTCGTGATTCTTGCTTTCCAGCACATAACGGAATATTTCACCCGTAGCAGAAGTGAGCGGATTAAGTCCCGGAATGGCATTATAAGGCAGTTCCACATCACCCAGACGTTCCTGAACCCGCTGCCGTGCCCAGTAATCATCTACACCGTCTTCAAAAACAAGAGTAATGGTCGATATACCAAAAGAGTTCCGGCTTCGCATCACTGTCATTCCTGGAAGTCCGTTCAGTGTCCGTTCGATAGGAATACTAATTTGTTGTTCTATCTCCTCTGCAGCCAGTCCCGGAACCTGTGTTACCACCTGTACCGTAACATCGGCAATATCCGGATACGCATCAATGGCCAGCTGATCCCATGAATAATACCCGATAACGGCTATAAAGCAAAACACGACAAACATCAGACCTCGCCGATGTATTGCCAGATTGATTAACTTTTTCATACCTCTTATCGTGCATCATTTAGATAGAAAGCTCCTTTGGTGACTACATACTCTCCTGAATTAAGCCCGGAAAGTATAACCAGTCTGTCATTCGTTGCAGAAACAGTAGTCACTTTACGTTTTACATACTTATTCTTTCCGGCAGATACAAGCACATAATTATTATCTTCCTGCTGCAAGACTGCTGAGGCTGGGATGAGTATTTTTGGGGTAGGGGCATCGGTCAGTTTTACGGTACCATACATTCCTGGTTTCATCTGGCGGCTGACATTGCTGCATTCTATAAGTACTTCTACAGAACGTGTATCTTCGTCCATCATTTCACTGATGTGATAAATCTTTCCTTTAACCTCTTTTCCGGGCAAAGCAACCAGAGAAATTCCTACTTCGGACAGGTTACGGATTAAACTTACGTCTTTTTCTTTTACATGAGCAACCACCCATACTTTATCCAGATTGGCAATGATGGCTACTGGCTCTGCATCTTCTTTGAGGTACTGTCCAAGTACGATGTTACTTTTTACAACCTCTCCCGATATTGGTGAACGCACTACCAGCGGACGGCCTAAGCTCAGCTGATTTGGGTTGATACGATAAACCTGCAAAGCTGCTTTTGCATTCTCGAAATCTTTCTTTTTTAGTTCGTAATTAAGTTCGGCTTCTTCTTCTTCTTTCTCAACGCCCACTTTATTCAGAAGTAGGTCTTTCTCTCTTCTCAGACTTTTGTATGCCAGTCCCATTTCCTGCTTTGCCTGATAATAGGCTTTTGTTGTTTCAAAGAATCCCGGTGAGCTGATTTCAAAAATTGGGCTTCCAGCTGCTACCTTTTGTCCCAGACGTACCAGTGATTTTGTTATTCTTCCGGCAAATGGTGAAGCTATTTCTGCATAGTTGGTTGGAATGGCCTTTACCACTCCCGATGTAGTGAAACCTGGATAGTAGGTTTCCGGAGTAGCTATAGTTGTTTTTAACTTTCCCGCTAAGGATGACTCATTGGATACAATGATAGTATCTCCCTGAACCGTGAACTCACGGCTCTCTTTTGCATCTTCTTTTTGCTTACATGAAGATACAGCTGTTGCTATCAGCAACAGGTAAACATATTTTTTCATAAGTTTATTGCTTAAATAATTGAATTGCTAGCCTTGATAATAAACAAGGGCATCTGTCTCAAAAAATTAAGCAGTAAAAGGAGGAGCACGTAAAGGGTTAGAGGTCAGACTCCTTAAATGAATGCAGACAATGTTCTTCGGTGAATGAAGAATGCGGTATAATAATCTTATAAAGCTTAAAAAGAAAGCTGAATAAGCAGTAAGCAGAATAACTGATAACAGATGGATAGTCTCGAATTCAACCTGTGAGTGGCTATGCCCGGCTTTGTAAGGGTGAGAGTGAGAAATGAGCCCTTCAGCTGTTTCGTGAGTGTGAAAAAAGAGCGTTGTTCCCCCGTAATAGCTTACAAAAAGAGCTATCAGCAGTATTTTTGATATATTAAGAAGCCTCTGTTTCACGAAATATCTCTGTTTTGGGTGCAAAGATAAAGATTAATTTAATTGTTAATACATAAAAGAGCCTAAATGCATTGTTTTTTCTATTAACTGAGCATAAAGGTTTGTCTTGTGTAGTTTCTATTTCATTTTAGTTACAAAAACAAACAAAAAAACAGAAGAATCTTACTTTTTGGATAATAATGACATTCCGATAGGAAACTAACAGATTCCTATCGGCGGTAGTTACCGGAATTATCTTTCTATAAATTTATTTCTAAAAGATTCTCAGCAATAAATATCCGGATGGCTGTCATTATTCAATAGCGGTTCACTTTTACAACTTTTTTCCTTACTGTGGCTGATGGTTTTCTTGTTTTGCTCCATCTGCTTGTAATGCGGAAAGAGGGTAGGTGAGGCTGGCTGTACCATCCATGGTTGGTTCATTGCTGGAATAGTCGCCCACACAGTCATGGTATACCATCTCATTGGGCTGGAAGCGCTCGTAAGCCTGTCCATCAGTAATAACTACACCTCTAAGATTTTTAAAGATATTGGTGTATACCGGACCATCGACCAGTCCTCCGGTGGGATTCCCCAGTCCCATGGCTGTGATAGATGCATGTGGCTTCGATGGAAAATCTCCGTTTTTAGGAAAATCTATGATCATGCTTGTTCCCCACGGATTGCATCCTAAAAGCCAGTCCACTAATGATGATTCCATCTCCTCATATTTGCAGTCGCCACTCAGTTTTCTGTACAACCTGCATTGTGTAATCATGGCTGTAACCAGATTGTTTGAACACCAGATAAATGGCACTCCAACAAGAAAAGGTGATTCCTTGCCTTTCTGATATACATTTTCGATGCCGGAACGCAGATTTCTGATAAACTCTTTACTCAATCGTTCGTTGCCATCTGCCCTGGCCAGTAAATAATGCCCCATATTCATAAATGGATACCATTGATAATGTCGTGCACTGTCGGCTCCCATCCATGGAGTAACAGGCTCTTTTCGGGCATATTCAACAGCCGCATTAAGGTATTTCTTGTCTTTTGTTACATTGTATAACTGTGCTCCCGCCAGTTCCATATCGTCAGTCCAGTTATCTTCCTCATAGATGTATGGAGACTTCACAGAGGCAGTCTGACAAACTCCCGGATTTGCTGCACCAAACTGGTAAGCATCATCGGCCTTGCTGCCAATCTCTTTTGCTAATTCCGGGTAGAAGGGTTTAAGTATCTCTGCCCCCAGTGCAAAGCAGGATGCAAATTTGCCGGCGGTTGAGGCTACTCCTGTTGTGGCGTTTGTAAACGGGCCGCGAACCTGTGGCTTTCCTGTGCAGAAGTAAACCGGCCGGCCTAGGCCTGGGCCGTATCCGTAATCTACCTTATCTTCAGTAGGTAAACGGAAGTTGGCATGGTCACGATCATCGGCTATCTGATTATACATCTCTCCCTTGCCAGGATTCATACGGTTTAGCCAGTCCAGTCCCCACTTTATTTCATCCACAATATCAGGAATGCCATTGGCACCAGCCAGTCCGGCTGCATCAAATTCGTCCTTAAAGGATTTTGGATTTTGCATATAGGCAAACATCATCTGATACATGGCATTTGCAGAGGTAGTAGTATACTGAAGATAATCGGAAGCATCATGCCAACCGCCCCGTACATCAATCTTTTGTCCGGTTTTGGTTGGATGATAAACAATATATCCGTCGTGTGTGTGGCAACTGTCTTTCAGGTAAGGGTTATATCCGCAACGTTGGAATCTCATGTAATTAAGCAATACGTCGGCTGTTCCGTTATATACCTTCGTACCTACAGGGAATACCGATGATTTATACTTTCCACATGTAAGGTAGTAGTTGCCGGCAGTCTGGAAGGAACTGAAATCGAGTCGGTAAACACTTCTCATTTTACCGAATAAAGCCACTTCTTTCAATGAACTGAATTTCTTTACACTCTTTCCGTTTGTTGCATTTACCAAAGAAAAATCTTTGAGATGAGTTTTTTCTTCACTCATAAATACCGCTACTTTTTTGGAGATTGGTAGGTAACCCACCTGATTGATTCTGATCCAACCCTCAGCTTGTGCATATAAGGTAAAAAGTACACAACACAGGGTAATGATACATTTCTTTGTTTTCATCATAGAATTTTATACGTTTTTATATTCAGAAATAGCTTAATCAGTACGTTTATGGGGATTGCTATCATTCTCATACTGATAGAATTAAGGATTGTAATGTTCGCAAATTTAAAAGAATGTTTCAATATGTCCAACAAAATAGGATGATAAGTTAATGGCTTTGATATAAAAAATATTTCTGAATATTAATTTGTGTTTAAATGTAAGTTGGACGAATAGTTGTTTGTATTCAATTTATATAAATTGTTTAAGGTAGTGTAGTCTGTAAATAGTATCTTTGCTTTCAATTGATAAGAACCTTAAAAACAGAATAAATGGATAAAGAAATAGACCTTTCGGTTAGCTGCTACGGTGCAGTGAAAGACTTGCATTATGATGTAGCCATCCTTCCCTGGGGAGCAACAGAACCTCATAACTTTCATTTGCCATATCTCACAGATTGCATTGCACCTAAAATGATAGCTGTAAAAGCAGCATCCGTTGCATTAAAAGAATATGGTGTTCGTTGCATGGTAATGCCACCCATCTCTTTGGGATCTCAGAATCCGGGTCAACGCAATCGTAGCTTTTGTATTCATGCCCGTTATGAAACCCAGTATGCCATCTTAACAGATGTGGTTGCTTCTCTTTATGAACAGGGAATGCGAAAACTTATCATTTTGAACGGGCACGGAGGCAATAATTTTAAGAACATGATTCGTGATCTGGCTTTTGTGTATCCCGATTTTCTTATCGTTCAGTCTCACTGGTTCTCTATTCTACCATGCAAAGGTTATTTTGAAGCTGAAATTGATGATCATGCCGGGGAACAGGAGACTTCTGTAATAATGTACCTACAGCCTGAACTGGTAGATTTGACAATGGCCGGAAGTGGGGAGTCGCAACCGTTTGCTATTCCTGCATTGAACGATAAACTCGGCTGGACACCGAGACACTGGGATCGTGCAACAAAAGATACGGGAGTAGGTAATCCGGAAAAAGCAACAGCACAAAAAGGTGAAAGATATTTGGCTGATTTGGTGCCTTTAATAGCCCGATTGTTTGCTGAAGTTGGAAAGGGAGAGCTCTATTGATTGAAGTAATATTATACTGAAGAAAAAAGATGAAACAATGGAGATATATTCCCTTCCTTGTCTCAAATTTGAAATAGCAAAGCAAGCCATTTTCACCTATATTATCAGTACAAATGGCTTGCTTTGTATGTTGAGGATTCTCGTTCTTTGTTTATCATTTGCTCTTTACCGGAAGTCGTTCCCAAAGCCATGATGGAATCATTCTCCAGAAGAATACGATACAGGCATATCTTCGGTCAATTACCGCAACCCTCTTTTTATGATTTAGCGCGTGGATAATGCGGCTGGCAACGTGATCAGGCTTCATTAATAGCGGGTAATTTCTGTCCTTCAGCAGATCTGTCTGAACAAATCCCGGGCGGATGTCGGTGAAAGAAATGTTCAGCTTCTCCATTCTTGACAACTGAGCCAATGAATCGATATAGGTGTTCTGAAAACGTTTGGTGGCTGAATAGGCTGGGGCAGAACCCAAACCTTTTGTGCCAGCTATGGAACTGATTACAGCCAAATGTCCGCCTCCCTGTTCCTTGAAATAATGGAAAGCAGCTGTAACCAGACGGATAAATCCTCCCACATTGGTTCTTGCCGTATTTATTTCAATGTCGGGTTTTAATGCAATGTTCTGCGAACCAATTCCCGAGCTAAGCAGAAACAAGTCCATTCCACCTAGTTTGTCAATCAACAGTTGCAGCTTCTCAGGAGCATCTTCCTTTGTTACGTCTAATGCCTGAATTTCTATTTTATCAGGATTGGTAGCACGCAACTTTTTCAATGCCTCTTCTCGTCTGCCGGCAATGCCAACATGCCATCCTAGTTTCAGATAACCTTTTGCCACCTCGTACCCAATGCCGGAGGTAGCTCCTATAATAATTACTTTTTTCATCTGATATATGTTTTGGAAAACACAAAAGTAATAAAATAATAAATTATTATATTTATATTTGTCTGCAATAAACTAATCGTTTCATAATTATGCAATCTCAGCCAAAAGTTATACTCATTACAGGAGCCTCTTCGGGGTTCGGAAAAGTCAGTGCGCAAATGTTGTCCGAACGTGGACATATTGTTTACGGAACCAGTAGAAAACAGACCGATAACCAAGGTAAAGTAACTATGCTGGCTATGGATGTCACTGATCCCGCTTCTATCCAGCAGGCACTTAGCCGTATTTATTCGGAACAAGGAAAGATAGATGTACTTATCAACAATGCAGGTATGGGCATTGGCGGAGCATTGGAACTGGCAACCGAAGAGGAAGTTGCTCTGCAAATGAATACAAACTTCTTTGGAGTGGTAAACATGTGCAAAGCAGTGCTCCCTTATATGCGCAAGGCTGCAAACGGAAAAATCATCAACCTTAGCTCTATAGCCGGTGTGATGGCAGTTCCTTATCAAGGCTTTTACTCTGCCTCTAAGTTTGCCATTGAAGGATACAGTGAGGCATTGGCATTGGAGCTACATCCATTTAATATCAAAGTGTGCCTGATAGAGCCGGGAGACTTTAATACCGGATTCACAGCCAATCGCAATATTTCGTCTGCTACATTAAACGATAAAGATTACGGAACAAGTTTTGCCGAGACACTGGCCCTTATCGAGAAAGCCGAAACTCAGGGGAGCAATCCCATAATGCTGGGTGCAGCAATCTGTAAGATTGTAGAGAAGAAGAATCCTTCCTTCCGTACGCTTGTAGGTCCGATGGAGCAGATCCTGTTTGCCCGTTGCAAAGGTTGGCTACCCGATAAACTGATTCAATTTGTATTGAGAGGATTTTATAAAATAAAATAATTGTTTGTCAATTTAAAAACTTAGTGATATGAAACTTAAATATTTAATGCTTATGTTTGGAATGCTCTCAACGAGTTTTGCATCAGCCGGTTCTTTTGATACCGATACATTTAAGACTAAAAGTAACAAAGAAGTTATTATCACTTTCATTAAGCATGGAAGCCTGATGCTGACTTACAACAAACAATCTATTCAGATAGATCCTGTATCGGAATATGCTGATTACTCTGCTTTCCCAAAAGCAGATGTTATCCTGATCACTCATGAACACGGTGACCATCTGGACCCAAAAGCAATTAGTATTCTGACAAAGAAAGGAACCTCAATTGTAATCAATGAGTCTGCTCAAAAGAAACTAGGCAAGGGCACGGTTATGAAAAACGGAGATAAGATTAAGATTCTCGGTAATATAACTGTTGAGGCTGTTCCTGCTTATAACACGACTCCAGGTAGAGAAATGTTTCATCCCCGCCATCGTGATAACGGTTATCTACTTACAATAGACGGATTGCGTATCTATATCGCAGGAGATACCGAAGATATCCCGGAGATGAAGGAACTTAAAAATATTGATGTTGCGTTTCTTCCGGTTAACCAGCCATATACAATGACTGTTCCTCAGGCAGTTCATGCTGCAAAGATGTTTATACCAAAAGTCCTTTATCCCTATCATTTTGGTAATACAGATGTGAATAAGATAAAAACAGAATTGAAAGGCAGCGGCATTGAAGTACGGATCAGAAAAATGCAATAGTTTTATTGTGAATCACCAAAAATGTTCTCGGAATTCATCAATAAATCGACGTACTGTGTTCTTTTATAAACAAGAGAATCACTAGTGAGCTTGTTATTTGACAGCTTTCCTCTAAATTCATCGATGCTATGATAGTTTTTAATATCCATCCAAGCCTTTAATTCTTTTTTTATAGTATCAATTTGTGTCAAGCTATTTTTGTATACAGTACTGACTACCTGTACACAGGATGAACCTGATAATATCAGTTTGATAACATCAACGCCTGTAAATACCCCATAACTGCTACATATGTCAGCATGAATATTTTCGAATAATAACCCAGAGTATCTCAAAGTTTTTTTGTAGTCTCCTTTTTTAGAGAAATTGAATGCTTTGACATGCTTCTCCTTCATAATATCAATATCAGGTTGGAAAAATGAATTGAACAGAACAAAGGCATCCACTCCAACCAGGTCCATATTCTTAATAAAATTAAGAATATTAGAATAGTCTGGACTCAATTTTATACTAACTGGAATTGATGTATTTTGCTTGATTTTTTTTACAATATTGATTTGCTCCTCTTCAATATCTTTTGCTTCTTTATTGAAATCAAAAGGGCTGTGATAAAAATTTAGTTCAATACCATCAACTCCTGTTTCAGATAATAATTTAGCATATTCTATCCACGTATCTTCATTGATTACATTAAGACTGGCAATAACCGGAATAGATAAACTCTCTTTTGCTTTCCTTATATTCAACAAGTGTTCATCACATCCTGCATATTTAATATTGGGATGTATTGTGAGCATTTCTGCGTTAATATCATTAAATTCAGTTAGTTTCTCATCCAATCGCAGTCTCTCGAGTTGTATTTGTTCTTCGAATAATGACTTATAAACAACTGCAGCAACACCATGTTCTTCAGCCTTTTTAAGTATATCTAAATTTTTTGTCATACTACAGGCTCCTAAAATGATCGGATTATCTAATTCGATCCCCATATATTTTGTTTTAAGATTATTCATAGAAGTATTTTTTTTAGTGAAATTCAACTTATTAGGCTTTGTAAAAAGAATGTCGGTAGTTCTTTTTTACATAGTATGTTGGTTTTTAATTTATTATCTATAATAATAACAATCCTAAAATGTGTAATTTACTATGCATTTAGGGTAATGTATCAATAAAGTTTATTAGCTTAAAAACACTTCAATTCGATGTAATGTTCCATGGCTTTCAAATGATTAACATCATTTATTCTTTTTATTAAATGAATTTTCGTTTGCTCATTATCCGCTATTTCATTGGGCCTATCATATCTCAATAGCAAAGATGAGCAAATTGAAATTTTATTTTGAATCCGGGAATAATTTGCCTATCAGATTTATCATGTCTTTGGGAACATTCGGATCTTTCATTGCTTCGCGTATTTTTTGTTTCTGTCTAGGCGTCAGAATGGATACTATTTATTCCAAATAACCTTTTACCTGCAGATATTCCTTTTTGTACCTTTCTATTCTTGCAAAGTCCTTCGCAGTGGGGTGGGGTATGCGTGATAAGTCCATGTTATGGATCAGATCATTAAGCTTAACCTGGCAAGCCAGTTTGCTATGTTTAAACCGGGCAATGTACACTTCCCGTGAAAGCGCGGTCTGACTGTTCAGTAATTCCAGAGCCATTTCAATGTCTTTTACATCCTCTTTTTGCAGCAAGTCGCCACATCTCTGTTTTAGCATCTGCATCACTTGTTCCACGCTACAGGTAGTATCTTCCGCCACATCGTGCAGATAACCCACCACTCGCTCTTTCCAGTCGGCTCCGGCTTTACTAACAGTTGTCAGATGGCTTCTGAAGTAATCAATGCCGGCTTTGTCCGTTTGTCCCAGATGAAGCTCTTTTGCAAGCCTTGCTGCTTCTTCCACTATTTTATCATTAGAGCTGAATGAATTGTTTTGAATTACTTTTTCCCCAGTCATAAATAGAACTAATTAAGAAGGTAAAACATAGAATTCAGATTATTTTTTTGTATCCGGCATCAATTTGCCAATCAGATTTATCATGTCTTTAGGGGCATTCGGATCTTTCATTGCTTCGCGTATTTTTTGTTTCTGCTCGGGTGTCAGAATGGATACCATTTGTTTCATAACATCGCCCAGTGAATTGAGAACCTGCAATACGACTTCACTTGCCTCTTCGTTATATTGTTTGCCGAGTGAATCGTCCGGTTGATCGGCCAGCAAATTCATATTTATCTTCTGAAGAACCTCAAAAAGACGTGGAAGAACAGTTGGTAAACTCTTGGTCACAGAATCCTTTAATGCCATAATCTGCGTCATCTGTTTAGGACTCAATAAATTAGTTGTGTCTTTAGGTGCAGGAGGTGCAGGCTTGTTCCATTCAGCAACCTTGTCATTTATCTTCAGCTTCTTGCTGGCTGTGAATGTGCGGTTCTTAATATCTTTACCATCTGCTTCCTTTTCCACGCTGTTCCAACTGCCAAGTGTGTACTTGTAGGAATATTCTTTATTCATAAAACAGGGAACCTCTATGGTGTAGTGTTTGCTGTCAATACGTTTCATGCAACAACTGCTGTCCGATGGGTTCCAGTTGTTGAAAGTTCCGGCAATAAATACGGTAGAGTCTTCCTGAATACCCGCTCCGGGTAGTTCAACTGTAAGGCGGACTGTACACACCTGTGCTTTTGCATAATTTGACGTTGTTAATGCACCAACCAGGCATAGCAGGATGCACCAGAAATGTTTTTTATTCATCAGAGTTGTATGTTTTTAGAGAATTAGAATTTTAATTATCTGTAGTTAAACTGTTTAACCATAAAAAACGTTGTAAATATAATAGGAATTTTACTATGTTCACTATGCTAGTTTAAATATTTATTCTTTAGAGGGTAATTTATTTTGTGGTTTAATGGGAGGTTTGTAAATGTATTGTTTGTTATAATCAATGATATATTTATGCTTAGACAAGAAATCCGATCCAATAATTCCAATAATGTCATAACCTGCAAGATTTATTTTTTCTCTCAGAGATTTAATGTCCAGCATCAGGAACTCGTGTGCCACCCCATTTATAGGAAGTCTGATTGTGTATGAAACATTTCTGCTGGTTCTTTCTGAGAAAGACTGTAATCGGATAAAATCAATTTTTCTGATGTATTCAATTAAATTGTTATGGTCAAAAATCCATGTAGAATCAATAATAGAAAAGGTAGCTCCTGTATCAACAATGAAATATTTTCTTCCATAAAACCCCAGATACAATTTCACGATAGGTATATTGTTTCTTGAACCAATACCAATGAATTTAATAGAATCAGAGCCGGAATATTTAACAGAATCTTCCAACGGATTTTTCATTTTATAAGAAACAGCATTGTAGCTGCTGCATCCTTTGAAAAACAGAACGAACAGTAAGCCGATAAGGACCACATGAATAAACAATCCGTCCTTTTTCATTTTCAGTTAAATTAGTTTCACATTGCTTAAATTTAGAACAAAACAAATGGATACTAAGTTTGCTTGAAAATGGTTAAATCTGCTGATTGGTATAAGTTGGGGATGTCTTGCTGATCAGTTAATAATTTCGGCTTTCCATTAAATTTTCAGGAAAAAGTCTGTATCATCATAAGAGAATCTTATTAAATCCCGTTTAGGACCTCCGTCTTCATTCTCATCTGTTCTTTTGTG
This genomic interval from uncultured Bacteroides sp. contains the following:
- a CDS encoding efflux RND transporter periplasmic adaptor subunit: MKKYVYLLLIATAVSSCKQKEDAKESREFTVQGDTIIVSNESSLAGKLKTTIATPETYYPGFTTSGVVKAIPTNYAEIASPFAGRITKSLVRLGQKVAAGSPIFEISSPGFFETTKAYYQAKQEMGLAYKSLRREKDLLLNKVGVEKEEEEAELNYELKKKDFENAKAALQVYRINPNQLSLGRPLVVRSPISGEVVKSNIVLGQYLKEDAEPVAIIANLDKVWVVAHVKEKDVSLIRNLSEVGISLVALPGKEVKGKIYHISEMMDEDTRSVEVLIECSNVSRQMKPGMYGTVKLTDAPTPKILIPASAVLQQEDNNYVLVSAGKNKYVKRKVTTVSATNDRLVILSGLNSGEYVVTKGAFYLNDAR
- a CDS encoding creatininase family protein, which produces MDKEIDLSVSCYGAVKDLHYDVAILPWGATEPHNFHLPYLTDCIAPKMIAVKAASVALKEYGVRCMVMPPISLGSQNPGQRNRSFCIHARYETQYAILTDVVASLYEQGMRKLIILNGHGGNNFKNMIRDLAFVYPDFLIVQSHWFSILPCKGYFEAEIDDHAGEQETSVIMYLQPELVDLTMAGSGESQPFAIPALNDKLGWTPRHWDRATKDTGVGNPEKATAQKGERYLADLVPLIARLFAEVGKGELY
- a CDS encoding SDR family NAD(P)-dependent oxidoreductase gives rise to the protein MKKVIIIGATSGIGYEVAKGYLKLGWHVGIAGRREEALKKLRATNPDKIEIQALDVTKEDAPEKLQLLIDKLGGMDLFLLSSGIGSQNIALKPDIEINTARTNVGGFIRLVTAAFHYFKEQGGGHLAVISSIAGTKGLGSAPAYSATKRFQNTYIDSLAQLSRMEKLNISFTDIRPGFVQTDLLKDRNYPLLMKPDHVASRIIHALNHKKRVAVIDRRYACIVFFWRMIPSWLWERLPVKSK
- a CDS encoding SDR family oxidoreductase — encoded protein: MQSQPKVILITGASSGFGKVSAQMLSERGHIVYGTSRKQTDNQGKVTMLAMDVTDPASIQQALSRIYSEQGKIDVLINNAGMGIGGALELATEEEVALQMNTNFFGVVNMCKAVLPYMRKAANGKIINLSSIAGVMAVPYQGFYSASKFAIEGYSEALALELHPFNIKVCLIEPGDFNTGFTANRNISSATLNDKDYGTSFAETLALIEKAETQGSNPIMLGAAICKIVEKKNPSFRTLVGPMEQILFARCKGWLPDKLIQFVLRGFYKIK
- a CDS encoding MBL fold metallo-hydrolase, whose protein sequence is MKLKYLMLMFGMLSTSFASAGSFDTDTFKTKSNKEVIITFIKHGSLMLTYNKQSIQIDPVSEYADYSAFPKADVILITHEHGDHLDPKAISILTKKGTSIVINESAQKKLGKGTVMKNGDKIKILGNITVEAVPAYNTTPGREMFHPRHRDNGYLLTIDGLRIYIAGDTEDIPEMKELKNIDVAFLPVNQPYTMTVPQAVHAAKMFIPKVLYPYHFGNTDVNKIKTELKGSGIEVRIRKMQ
- a CDS encoding dihydroorotate dehydrogenase-like protein, which produces MNNLKTKYMGIELDNPIILGACSMTKNLDILKKAEEHGVAAVVYKSLFEEQIQLERLRLDEKLTEFNDINAEMLTIHPNIKYAGCDEHLLNIRKAKESLSIPVIASLNVINEDTWIEYAKLLSETGVDGIELNFYHSPFDFNKEAKDIEEEQINIVKKIKQNTSIPVSIKLSPDYSNILNFIKNMDLVGVDAFVLFNSFFQPDIDIMKEKHVKAFNFSKKGDYKKTLRYSGLLFENIHADICSSYGVFTGVDVIKLILSGSSCVQVVSTVYKNSLTQIDTIKKELKAWMDIKNYHSIDEFRGKLSNNKLTSDSLVYKRTQYVDLLMNSENIFGDSQ
- a CDS encoding phosphohydrolase, producing MTGEKVIQNNSFSSNDKIVEEAARLAKELHLGQTDKAGIDYFRSHLTTVSKAGADWKERVVGYLHDVAEDTTCSVEQVMQMLKQRCGDLLQKEDVKDIEMALELLNSQTALSREVYIARFKHSKLACQVKLNDLIHNMDLSRIPHPTAKDFARIERYKKEYLQVKGYLE